The Triticum urartu cultivar G1812 chromosome 5, Tu2.1, whole genome shotgun sequence genome contains the following window.
CCCCTCTCCGCGCTGGCGCCCTCCTGGAGCGCGGCGGTGGTGCTGGCCTCCTACCTCCGTCCCGCCCGTCGTGCTGCCACTGCTATTTATTCCCCCCAAATCGCCATTGCCCACAGCAGCAAGGAATCAAGATCCAATCCCCTCCACTCCTCCCCCCGGCAAGAGATCCAGCCAGATCCGTCCAATTCCATGGCGACCGCCGGCAACACCCCCCGCTCCCGCCAGCGCCAGCACCTCCGCCATGGAGATGGAGATGGGGATGGGGACGGAGATGGAGCTCTTCTCCTCTCCCCAACCACGCAGCGCAGCGCAGCGGCAGAGGGCCTAGGGTTTCGGTCCCCTCCAACACCGGCTGGTCCGGTCCTCTCCGGCGAGCGCGCAGCATCTCCGACGACGGGCAAGGTAGGTAAGCCCATCCTCatcccgaaaccctagcccctccTCCTCAATCCCCTCATCTTCTTCCGGATTTGTTGGTCTAATCCATGCTGTTGGTTTGTGCAGGTCATCACCATGGGACGGGTTGAGGCTGTCCATGGAGGAGGAGCACCATGGCGGGCTGTGAAGGAGGAGCACCATGGAGGAGGAGGCACTTCCctcactcactctctctctctctctctctgttgaGGCCATGGCCATGGTCAGCCAGGTATGTCTTTTTTCTCCCTTTGCAATCTCTTTCTCATCCCGATTTGAACATGTTTACTGCCTATTTTGGTTTGTGGTCTGATCTGTATGGTTGGTTTGTGCAGGTCTATCACCATGGAACGTGCTGCTTCTGCTGCTATGAAGGAGGAGCACCATGCCATCGCCATGGAAGGCCCTTCCCTCTCTTCGTTGATATACATCTTGGGTCATCAGGATCTTGCCTTCCTTATTTTGCTGCCTCGTTGGTGAAAAGATTAGCCTTGTGAGTGGGAGAAAAATAACATGGACCTTTGCATCTATCTGTTTTTAGTGTCTTGATTTATTCAATCTCAATTTGCCATCCTTCTCTTGATTGATGCAAGAGGCAAACACACTTGGAATGTGCAGGAAATGTTGCATTATCTCATTTGGACATGCATATCATCATACTCCAGCACTTGCACTATCATTGGATTCCTTGTTAAGTTACTCGGGTTGCTTAAGTTTATTAACCTGATAGGTACAAATAATACAAAAACTTATGGTTAGATCAGTTCAAGATTGCTTGGCCAAGTATGATACTTCAAGAATCCGTGTGATGCACAATAATTTAGTGTGTCCGCTGGTGACAGATAGATCAGCTCTTGTCCTGGTTAGTAAAACTTATGGAAAATATTTGCATGTTATTAGGTGTTTTGTACTGTCAGACTGCTGTAATTTTAGAATTGTGCATGTCAGGTGAGCTTGGGCTCCTTTCTATGTACAGTATAATTTCTGACCTAGAACTACCACATATCTGTTTGCGCTAGATGTTTCGACTGTTTTATTGTTATAAATTTGTGCTCTGCGCGCATAACTTATAAGAAAGTGTTCCAATTCTTATCTGTCAATTTGTTTTGCAGATTCTGTACTAAACTGTTAATTTGTGTGAAAGTTTCTGTACTGCAATGTTTTATTTCTTTGAGGGAAAATGTCTCACAACTTGTGATGTACCCAGGCTCGCACCAAGATCTTGAGCATCTGGGACCAGGTAGACATTGTCAAGGTCAGCGAGGTCGATCTCAAGGACACaacggcagcagcagcagcaaggtTCGCCCCGCCTCTCGATTTCATCTTCTTCCACTCTATTGCCTGCTGATGCTCGAGGACTCCTTCTTCTACAACTTATCACCATCTCCTATTGATGTGTGCTCGTATTGTGTCAAGGAAAGGAATTCAAGGCCATGGGAGCTGCTTCTAGTATAGGACGTGCTGGACCTGCTGCTGCTGCCGGTTGTGTTACCCGACCAAGTCCCCAAGCTGCATCCTGGTTCGTTTAGCTGGTTCGTTTAGGTTGTTTCCCCCATCTTAGTCGGAGTTTGTTTGTTATGTTGTAAACTATGCCAGATCTATGTTTTGCACTCCTGCAATGTTATGACAGTATACTGATTGCAGGCTTCAGTACCATGCACTGGCAAAAGTCCCGTATTTTATTGATCTATTAACTTGTAGCTGTACCTTTTGAATTCTACCCACACTTGTACTGTACTATTGTGGGATCCGTTTATGATTTTTTCTATATAATAATAACATTGCTGGAGATAGGCATGTATTCTCTTTTTACAAGTAAGATTTAAGATGTGTTTATACTCTTCATGATCATCTGCCATGTAGTAATTGTTATTTTTTGTGACTTCTAAAAGCATTGTACTAGTTGAATTTGTGTTATCATTCTGAAGAACTTGTCCTTTTTATTGAATGGTCTCTTCATAATATATTTGCTCCAGTTTTCTGATTCTTCTTTGCTGATTCATGTAACAGGGCGTCCTGACTatgagcaagagcaagagcaggtGCATGTGCCTATTTGTAATTCTAACGAAGGAGCTCCATCTTGAAGAATATAGTGCTTGTAGAGCTTGTAAATTAGTTACTCCACTTGTAGAGTTATTTGTAGAGCAGGAGCTCCATACAGAATCTGGCTCTATACTGAATCTGGCTGTTGTTATTTGAAGTATTATATGTGTTTTTTGTCAGTGCCAATTTAAATATTGGTTATTTATTTACTATCAAAATGAAATGAGGAATATGACCCTAACAAGTCGGACCCACTTGCTAGAACCTGACAACTTGGACCCACTTATGAGAACATGATAACTGGGATCCATCTGACTAGTGGACCCATGATACATATAAAAAACATGAGAGGCCCAGCAAAGAAATGGCCCAGAAAAATACATGATCAAAAAGAAAATCTGCTGTTAAAAAGGGACATGCAAAGAAATTAAtaaggctgaattgttgggccAGACCCATGTAGCTAATAAAGCACAGGAAAAAAATACcgtaaaaaggccgaattgttgggctaggcccatgtagaaaaccgaattggaccgggctgaatcttgtgccacgtcagattgccacgctggatgcctacgtggcctggggaggttgctagtgaccaaaatgCCACAGTAGacatattttggtcataaacgtctacgaccattccagaagaaaggtcgctatagtcagtttatgacggccatcttttgaccttatgtttttggtcacaaaaaggttacaaatggaaatttgtgaccattcagtgaccaatagtggtggtcacaagttgacatatttcttgtagtgtaagGGGCCAGCTGGGGGCAGATCTTCAATGCCAGAGAGGGAAGGAGAGGCAGGACGGGCAGGAAGATTAGAGCACACCATCGAGAAAGGTGTACCCTTGGCCCCACCGGAAGCAACATCCCTTCCAACCAAGTCCGCCAGTGAATCATTTGCCTCCCGACCGACCGGAGCATTCTCCTTCAACATATCCTGGTCTTCAGGGGAGAGCCCGTCCCACTCCGACTGGGTAAAGCGCTGATCAGTGCCATGCATAGAATCGTCTGGGCAACCATCCCCATCTTTGCTCCTGTCGTCATTGCCAGAGGCCGGGGGCGGGGGAGGAGGTGGGGGCGATACCGGCCCCGAAGCACCCTCCGCCCAAACCCTGAGCCGAAAGCCACCAGCCTAAGGGAAGACATCAATGGAGCCACGAATACATAGGGGGTCCACACACCATACCCGCAGACGGACCGGCCCGAGGATAGCCAAAGAGTCATGGTCGACCTCAATAGGCCTGCCGATGAGCACCTCGAACGCCATCAGAAACGCCGTGGTACGCACTGTAGGAGGAACATCTTCAACTAGAACCCATACATCAGACAGGGAGGAGATAGCCTTGGAACCATTAGAAGCAGCCTTTACCGAAACAACCAATTGATTCAGAGGTAGCGTGAAGCTAGTACAGGAGGAAATCATGCGGAGACTTTCTTTGGAAGGGAAGGTCGTAGCAAACTCGAAATCTAAAAGCTGGCGGATTTTCCAATCCCACCCTCCCTCGTCCCACAACCGGAGCTCATCAAGAAGGACCTGGGATGTAATGCGTTTGGACTGGACAGAGATGATGCCGAGGTTGGATAGCACATGGATAGGAGCTGCAGCAGGGACCTCCCTATCTAAGGCGAAAAATGAGCACCCAGGAAGGCCAAGGCCATAGTGAACGAAGGCAGGAGGTTTGGAACGATTCTGGCAATCCACCGTGAGGTGGCCATCTTCCCTACAGATGAGGCAGAAGGGGGAGTTTTGGCACCGGGACTGAAAGTGACCAGGACGGTGACATGCGAAGCAGGTGAGAGTGGGGTTGGCGACCTGAGTTTGAGGAGGAATGTGACCAGGACCATGAGGGGGAGGAGGGAGAATACCAGCACCAGCAGCACCAGCCGCGCCAGGCCCAGATCCGGCGCCCCGCCCAGCAGCAGTGCCAACGGGGCGGCGAACCGGAGCCCCCGATGCACCACGCGAAACGAAACGAGACGGACCCCCaccagccaccgccggagcccaCACCGTCCCACCACCCAGGGGAGCAGCACCATGCGGAGGACGCGGCGGGACCGGCCCCGACGAGCCAGCCCGACTCCCCGCATCCGCCAATTCCCACGGATCGACTGCAGCTGGAGGAGCACCATGCAAGGGCAGCGAAGGGTCCGACGGCCCAGATCCGGAGGCACGCGGGGACGAAccggccgccgccgaccccgcctcAGGAGCGAGCGACGCCTGGAGCTTAGCGCGCAGCACAACTTCATACTCTAGatcggccgccgcctcgccagaTCCGTCGCGCCCCCGCTTCTGGCCGGAGACAGCCTTGCTGGAAGACCCGCGCAAGCGGTCCATCGCGACCACCGCCGCAAACGAACAAGAAAGGGGGGGAGGAGGAGCAGATCTGACGAAGGAGCGAATGGGGAGGCGGCGCCGATGCAGATCGGAGGAGGAGGCAGGGAACCCTAGAAATGGGGGAATCGATCCCTTCCGGAACCATATATACCCGGTCCGAGCCAGGCCCGGTTCGACATACGACACCATGGGGGGCTGGGCCTGGGCCAACCGCGGCCCAGAGTCCAAAGAAGGGAGGGGGGGGAAACATACACACAAGCCAAGGCAGGGACCGAACCAGGCCCACCAGGCCCATCACATGGCACAAGGGCCCGCGGCCCAGACGTAGGCTCCACCACCAACCCCAGCTCCAGATCTAGGGCAgacgccggcgccgccgccgacgGAGAAGCCGGAGCCGCACCCCCAGAAGACGAACAGGCGAGGAGGACCACCGGAGAAGGGGACGGCGACACCGCCCCCAACCCCACCAAAGCCCAGCGACGCCCAAGCCGGAGACCAGGCCGCAGCACGACGGCGCCCCCAGGAAACGCGGCGCCAGCCATCCTCCTCCACCACGGGCCCGACGAACCGACCCCGCCCGCCAGGAGCGAATTTTCGCCGACGGACCGACGCCGAAGCCATGGGAAGGCCGCCCGCAAGGACCGGACGAGGAGGGGAAGGAAGAGCCTCAGAGTCTGACCCAGATCCATCCGAATCAAGCGCCCAAAACCTGTTGGCCCGGGGAGGAGCGAGGAGGACGGAGCGAGGCGAGGAAGCCGCGGAGGAGGGGGAAGCGAGGCGCGCCGCCGAGGAGGAGCAGGGAGGAGACCGCGGGGAAGAAGAGGGGGAGGATGCCACACGAGACGAGGTCGCCGCCGGAGGGAAGGAGGGGGCGGGTGGCGTCGCCACAGGGGAGGGAGGGGAAGGGAGCGCCATTAGTTTCATTAGTTTTTCTTCATGGATCACGATCCATGGAGCAGATCATCAGTGACGCCATGTAACTATAAGATATCCCCTCTTTCCAAAAGGCAGCCGCATATGGAGCAGAGAAATTTGTGACATGCACACGCCATTCATGCATCTAGTGTTGAACTTGAAAGGAGCAGCGAAGGTAGACGCAAGTGTAATATAAAGTGGGACAGATGTACGAATCCACTGTAAAGTGTAAACTGAAAGCAGATCAGAGAAGTGGAGAACCTTGCAAAGAGGCTGATAACTACGGCGCGATGCAAACCCGAGAAGGAACAAAGCAATCAACATCGTACTGTAACGTGAAAAACCAGGCGCATCAGTCAAGAACATACTACTAAGTTACTAACCTAGCTATATCACCATTTTATGCCAGATTTTAGTGCATAATTTTGGCAAGTAGATCGTAGTCAAGATTTGAATTCGGGTTAGGAATGTAGCCCTTTCAGAATGGTCCGAAGAATATGATTCGATAGAAAAGCAAATCCATTTCCTTGGCAGGACTTTTTATCCCCTTGTCTTGAATTCTTGATTGAGTGCATGATTGGGGTGGTGTCACGCTCAGGGCACCTCGTGCTGGATGGAGCTGCGGCACTCGTCGTTTCATCAAGCAAAGCTGTGATCGACGCCGTGGACAACCTCTCCGTTCTGCTGGCCATTAGTATCCTCCTAAATGGCGTCCAACCTGTCCTTTCAGGTACTCTGTCTTCTCCACCCTGCACATAGTGGTGACACTGAATTTGCGATGAATCTTATCAGAACAGAAACGAAATGCTGAACTGAAGATTTCTCTGTatgtgcatgcgtgtgtgtgaCAATTTTCAGGAGTTGCTGTTGGATCAGGGTGCCAAGCACTAGTGGCTTATATAAACGTAGGAAGCTATTACATCATTGGATTTCCTGTTGGACTTCTGCTGGGTTGGCTCTTCAATCTGGGAGTTCTTGTACGCTCCCTACAAACCATTcttaatactccctccattcctcaATATAAGGAGTATCTGTTAATTAGTACTTGTGGAGATACATGTCTCCATACTTACTACTAGATCATCTTTCCTTGCAGGGGATTTGGGCAGGGATGATTGGTGGCACTGCAGTTCAGACATTCATTCTGGCGTATATTACCATGCGATGTGATTGGGACGAAGAGGTCATTTCTTTGTCCGGCCCTCGGTTTTATAGTCAATCAGTCATCATAACATTGACTTGTTGAAATTATGCAGGCTTCTAAAGCAAGTAAACACATCCAAAGATGGGCAGGCTCGAAATGAGTTGGAGTGCCAATGCCCTCATCTCAAGGAGCGGTTGATGAAGATTATCCTAGATGGCCATTTTCTGAATGGAAGTTTTAGTTGAATCAACATCATGTAGTACCAAGATGGACCTGTACGTGATCCTTACTACACCATGCGGAAGTACGGCAGCTCATGGACTATGGGTGCAATTAAGAGAGATGGCAACATAGGACACGTACAACCTGTTTGTACGAGGGTTCAAATATTAGGCTATGTGTGTAGGCATATATTTCTATTTTCACGTTATCCGCACTTGTTGTACTTTAGTACTTGAACTTCGTACTTTAACTTTAATAAAGCTGTGTGCATTACAATGATGCAGAGACTCGGGATGATCCTCATTTTCTAAAAATATGTACTACCAAGATGGACATGGCACAAGTACCTATTCGCCTTACAAAGTAGTTTACATGAAACAAGAGATTAGGGGGAAACTTTGAGACAAATAAGGCCATATAATAATCCTCTTTTCTTGTGTTAAATATATATTCAAgtttttttttcgattttttccTTATTTTTTGTACCATTTCTTCAACTTTCCATCCTCTGTATTTGGCTCATATGTGCCATCATGAAATGTTTGTATTTTTTTAATGAAATATAGCAGCACTACTTTACAGTTTTCATTCATTAAGAAGGTGAAGGCAAGAGCTGGAGTTTCAGTTCTCGTGGCTCATGGCTGGACATGGGGAACAGATGGCGGTGATCACTTAGATTAGGTTTACCGTAGAGTTTAGTTAAAGATTGTCCaaaatgtaatgaatttcgtcCAGTTTATACGAAAAATGTCCTAATTATAATGAATGTGCTCTGGTTTATATGAAAACCCGTCGTGCTTGTATGAATTTCGTCCAGTTAGTTGAAACCTGGCTTCAATTGTATGCGGGCAACGTTGGATGACCGCCTTCCGCATCCACGGACTGCCCTTCCCCCGGTGCACGGATGGATGCGGCAAAGAATTTGCGGGTCAACGTTGgagcgttggagatgccctaagaaGGTAAGAGTTACTCAGACCCATTACTTAATGAAATCAATGACTCAGATCTGTTATATACTCTTACCTCTCATGTGAAAAGAGAAGGTAAGAGAGATCATGTTAGAACTACTCGCAAGCACGTGAAGAAGTCCAAAGCACAAGCACCGAACTTGgcttgattatatatatataaagaactTAGCTTGATTCATGTTTTCGTGTCGATATATTTTGCCACTTCTTCTTATATAGTAATCGTTGTTCATCTTTCTAACAAGCGTTGCTCTGCCTCTACTACATTGTACAATAAGGCCATGTAATATCGTTAGTAATGACATATCGGGGAATATTGTATCAATTTGCCTTCATTATTATGGTTAATTTTCATATGTGTGCTAATATGTAGTTGCAATGTAAACTAGAATTGCATAAGTTAGAAAAAATAAAATTGTACTCCGTTATATTTAGGAAATCGGCTAGGTCCTGCCAAAATTTAGTGAAGTACAAATACTCTACCAAGCTTTACTCGGTCAGATACTTCTCTACCTTTTAGGGATCAGCTAAAATTGCTCTAAGCAAGATATCTTGCAACCGATGGTCTCCATCCGCCGGGTTGCCGACGTCCAAAACGAGCCAGAACCAGAGCCTGGTGTGGGTCACCCTAACCCCAACCTCTTGTAAGACCTAGAGTTTGTGTTTGTTTACTTCTTCTTATTATATCGGCAGCAAATTGCCAGTTCAGAAGACAAATGAGTGTGAACTCTTGTGTATTCACATTGAACGATTACAGGGGTTTATATACATACATGTACAACGATTGAGCCTTATCTAATCGTGATAAGTATGAGGATCGTGCGGAGTGCTACGGCCGTTGCGGAGGCAGGCGGCCGTGCGCCGTGGTAGTGATCCATCCTGAAGACTCGGTGCAGCCGGGTGGCAACGTGACAGGGgttccaaccccccccccccccccccccccccccccccagtccCAACGGGGTCGGTGAGCACGTTGAGGCTGGTCCGGAACTCGTTGAAGAGGACGGAGGGCAACCCCTTGGTGAACACGTCGGCTAACTGAGACAAGGTGGGTACATGGAGCACGCGGACGTCGCCAAGCCGGACGCGATCCCGGAGGAAGTGCAAGTCGATCTCGACGTGCTTTGTACGCTGGTGCTGCACCGGGTTGCCGGAAGGTAGACGGCGCTGACATTGTCGCAGTAGACAACAGTGGCGCTCGGTGGTGGTCGGCCAAGTTCGGCGAGTAGTTGGCGAAGCCAACAGGACTCGGCGACCATGTTGGCGACCGCGCGATACTCCGCCTCGGCGCTCGACCGAGAGATAGTGTGCTGGCGTTTCGACGACCAGGAGACGAGGTTGGAGCCGAAGAAGACACAGAAGCCGGACGTCGAGTGATGCGTGTCGGGGCAGCAGGCCCGGTCCGCGTCGGAGTAGGCGACCACGTCATGCGATGGCGAGCGACGGTGGACGCGGAGGCCGAGGTGAGTCGTGCTGCGGACGTAGCGAAGGATGCGCTTGACGAACTGAAGATGAGTGTCGCGCGGGGCGTGCATGAACAAGCACGCTTGCTAGACGGCATTGGCGATGTCGGGCCGTGTCAGCGTCAAGTACTGCAGGCCCCCGGCAAGGTTCCGGTAGCTAGTAGGGTCGGTGAGGAGAGCGCCGTCGGTGGCTGAAGGCTTCTGCTTGGCGTCGACAGGCGTCCTGATGGGCTTGCACGTGAgcacactggtagaaaaagggcctgttgtcccggttcgtaagggcctttagtcccggttccttaaccgggactaaagtgtcggtactaatgccctgcccctttagttccggttcaatccagaaccgggactaaaggccctccacgtggcctgtgcgcggagcccaggcgggagaccctttggtcccggttggtggcaccaaccgggaccaataagcatccacgtgtcagcatttctgtggctggggttttttgttttttttgaaagggaggggggtttggggtttttggggggttaatttaggtgtttcatatattgtgttagctagctataattaatagagagaagtgtcctctcttatgttcgtgcttggtcgacgctacgtactatacatacgtatagagaggactagacacgctagttagctagtaagcaaacgaaggaaacagaagatcgtcatgaacatatatgcatacagagagaagtgatatcgaccacctctccttctccgagagattggtcgaacaacaagttctcatatatctatccgacactaccggctacatatatacaataattatctcttacaaatataatcatacggactcatggtcctgaaggaaatatgccctagaggcaataataaagttattatttatttccttataatcatgataaatgtttattattcatgctagaattgtattaaccggaaacataatacatgtgtgaatacatagacaaacaaagtgtcactagtatgcctctacttgactagctcgttaatcaaagatggttatgtttcctaaccatgaacaatgagttgttatttgattaacgggatcacatcattaagagaatgatctgattgacatgacccattccattagcttagcacccgatcgtttagtatgttgctattgctttcttcatgacttatacatgttcctataactatgagattatgcaactcccgtttaccggagggaacactttgggtactaccaaacgtcacaacgtaactgggtgattataaaggagtactacaggtgtctccaaaggtacatgttgggttggcgtattccgagattaggttttgtcactccgattgtcggagaggtatctctgggccctctcggtaatgcacatcacttaagccttgcaagcattgcaactaaaagagttagttgcaggatgatgtattacagaacgagtaaagagacttaccgacaacgagattgaactaggtattggaataccgacgatcgaatctcgggcaagtaacataccgatgacaaagggaacgacgtatgttgttatgcggtctgaccgataaagatcttcgtagaatatgtaggagccaatatgggcatccaggtcccgctattggttattgaccggagacgtgtctcggtcatgtctacattgttctcgaacccgtagggtccgcacgcttaaggttacgatgacagttatattatgagtttatgcattttgatgtaccgaaggttgttcggagtcccggatgtgatcacggacatgacgaggaactccggaatggtccggagataaagtttgatatatatgataatagtgtttggtcaccggaaggggtcaccggaaggggttccggatgtttcccgaaatgtttgggtacgagaacactttatttgggccaaaggggaaagcccacaaggtttttggaaagcgcaaaaggaagttttgcggagtccagggcccagacgccagggtccctggcgtctgggtccagacgccgggatccctggcgtctggccctggagtccgagaaggactcttgcctatcgggtgaaaccgactttgtgaaggctttaactccaagtttcgaccccagggctcaagatataaatagaggggcagggctagcaccaaagacagatcaagaaacacaagttgatccacgtgatctattccttagccgtgtgcggtgccccagccaccatagtcctcgataatactgtagcggagtttaggcgaagccctgctgctgtagtacatcaagatcgtcaccacgccgtcgtgctgacggaactcttccccgacactttgctggatcggagtccggggatcgtcatcgagctgaacgtgtgctcgaactcggaggtgcgtagtttcggtgcttgatcggttggatcgtgaagacgtacgactacttcctctacgtcgtgtgtcaacgcttccgcagtcggtctgcgtgggtacgtagacaacactctcccctctcgttgctatgcatcacatgatcttgcgtgtgcgtaggaaatttttttgaaattagtacgaaacccaacaggtccacatagtattctccgtcttcagcgatcacgtggtcaagaaagaatgccgccaattcctcttgaattgctcgcatgcgagctggtgctaggagttcatcccgcttccgaaacatctaatttgaagaagggggtcaatacatatatatatgaatgaatgaaactcaatacaaatgatggtaataaaataaaattgtgaatgttgttatttacgtacttcatattgttcgtcagagtacccgccccgctcacaggtcgtgtggcggatggactcgcagacgtagtatccacagaaatcattcccttgttcctgccacaaccactttacaagaaatagaggtcaatcaaactgataagcaagaatgctaaatggtattgatgaaactagcgcttgaatcactaggagatgcgcggaacatgctactatagtacttactttcgggtgtctaaattccagctccttcggcagtcccggaacttttctggtgaattttctccaaaccctgccggacaaagaaaacaattacttgatatcaggaaatgaacaaagttgctgatatggtggataatgatcgatttaacttacttcttgaggatttcagtcatgtccgcatactcctggggatcttttcgtttagagtccaagacggttactactccctgctcaagcctaatctctaggagaatatagtggaaactgcacacgcatgcataactcatcaattacattactataac
Protein-coding sequences here:
- the LOC125556164 gene encoding protein DETOXIFICATION 27-like — protein: MIGVVSRSGHLVLDGAAALVVSSSKAVIDAVDNLSVLLAISILLNGVQPVLSGVAVGSGCQALVAYINVGSYYIIGFPVGLLLGWLFNLGVLGIWAGMIGGTAVQTFILAYITMRCDWDEEASKASKHIQRWAGSK